A window of Candidatus Saccharibacteria bacterium contains these coding sequences:
- a CDS encoding TetR/AcrR family transcriptional regulator, producing MYNNIDRHGTQPRHRTVRLHPSKGNVMTGEKPATPHARSARTRRDRSRAAIIQAAREIFAVEGFELRVSEVARRAGVADQTVYGHFTSKDLLIVEAFEKELDLFEEEVEETLQGDGAMAALQAFLRLLCNSVYRPLVQIAFQQEHNVVPFEAGSLLRQLELLLDTILQAAVRERLVQDQQVETGEVAEVFAYAALRRIGRDRPRTTDEADPIVSLMLHLITSAMGIDSAVLDISEREDDLDLDLDVEVDAHND from the coding sequence GTGTATAATAATATAGATAGACACGGCACCCAGCCGCGTCATCGTACTGTCCGGCTACACCCGAGCAAAGGAAACGTCATGACCGGCGAAAAGCCCGCCACGCCCCACGCCCGCAGTGCCCGCACCCGTCGCGACCGATCGCGGGCCGCCATCATCCAGGCGGCCCGCGAGATATTCGCTGTCGAGGGCTTCGAGCTCCGTGTCAGCGAGGTCGCCCGGCGTGCCGGTGTCGCGGACCAGACCGTTTACGGCCACTTCACCTCCAAGGACCTGCTCATCGTCGAGGCCTTCGAGAAGGAGCTCGACCTGTTCGAGGAGGAGGTGGAAGAGACGCTCCAGGGTGACGGGGCGATGGCAGCCCTGCAGGCCTTCCTGCGGCTGCTCTGCAACTCCGTGTACCGCCCGCTCGTCCAAATCGCTTTCCAGCAGGAGCACAACGTCGTGCCCTTCGAGGCCGGCTCGCTCCTGCGTCAGCTGGAGCTGCTGCTCGACACGATCCTGCAGGCCGCAGTGAGAGAGCGGCTCGTCCAGGACCAGCAGGTCGAGACGGGTGAGGTGGCCGAGGTCTTCGCCTACGCGGCCCTGCGCCGCATCGGCCGTGACCGGCCGCGGACCACCGACGAGGCCGATCCCATCGTCAGCCTCATGCTCCACCTGATCACCAGCGCGATGGGCATCGATTCCGCCGTGCTCGACATCAGTGAACGGGAGGACGACCTCGACCTCGACCTCGACGTCGAGGTCGACGCGCACAACGACTAG
- the sucD gene encoding succinate--CoA ligase subunit alpha → MFERLLSRPPVLVQGITGSHGLFHTKGMLAAGTNVVCGVTPGKGGQEAAGVPVYNSVKAAVAAHQPQISVVFVPAPFAKEALLEAIEAGITFIVVITEHIPVHDMLAVMRAARRQGVTILGPNCPGILIPDIIKLGIIPASVGRPGDTAIVSRSGTLTYEAAASLGAAGIGQYSIVGIGGDRMRGVSFVDCLAAFEADAAVRRIVLIGEIGGQDELRAADYIARHVSKPVYAYVVGHSAPPETRLGHAGAIMGSQDESAAAKTAALADAGAITADSLPALIARLAES, encoded by the coding sequence ATGTTTGAGCGGCTTCTCAGCAGGCCGCCGGTCCTCGTGCAGGGCATTACCGGCTCGCATGGCCTGTTCCACACCAAAGGCATGCTGGCTGCCGGCACCAATGTAGTCTGCGGTGTCACGCCGGGCAAGGGCGGACAGGAAGCCGCTGGCGTTCCGGTGTACAACTCCGTTAAGGCGGCAGTCGCTGCCCACCAGCCGCAGATCAGTGTCGTTTTCGTACCGGCGCCGTTTGCCAAGGAAGCCCTGCTTGAGGCCATCGAGGCCGGCATTACCTTCATCGTGGTCATCACGGAACATATTCCTGTTCACGACATGCTGGCCGTCATGCGGGCGGCCCGCCGCCAGGGCGTGACCATCCTGGGCCCCAACTGTCCCGGCATCCTTATTCCTGACATCATCAAACTGGGCATCATTCCTGCCAGCGTCGGCAGGCCGGGCGACACGGCCATCGTCAGCCGCTCCGGCACCCTGACGTACGAGGCGGCTGCCAGCCTTGGTGCGGCCGGTATCGGCCAGTACAGCATCGTCGGCATTGGTGGCGACCGGATGCGCGGCGTCTCCTTCGTTGACTGCCTGGCGGCTTTTGAGGCGGATGCGGCCGTGCGCCGTATCGTGCTGATCGGTGAGATCGGCGGCCAGGATGAACTGCGCGCCGCCGACTACATCGCCCGTCATGTCAGCAAGCCGGTCTATGCCTATGTGGTCGGCCATAGCGCCCCGCCAGAAACCCGCCTGGGTCATGCCGGGGCCATCATGGGCAGTCAGGACGAGTCGGCCGCTGCCAAGACTGCCGCCCTGGCCGATGCGGGCGCTATTACCGCCGACAGCCTGCCGGCCCTTATCGCGCGATTGGCAGAGAGCTGA
- a CDS encoding ATP-dependent helicase, whose amino-acid sequence MNSFDQSFKQLNQAQQAAVRAIDGPLLVLAGPGTGKTQLLGMRVANILLKTDTLPENILCLTFTESGASNMRERLTRFIGQAAYDVQIGTYHEFGGGLIKRFSEYFTESRLERPVDELGKHQIVETIVAGMSYLNPLKQTEYHLSDLISTISEIKRALLSGDDLRAIAAENHAFIVMGSTMTGELFADFSRMPGKLDKAMPLFSELASRLNTLVPDEPVNRHFAPLATLACQALDEAMREAEAIGKTTPLTKWKNDWLAKNNENQFVITGELTNRRLHALADVMEQYQDALEKSGYYDFDDMILRAIHALETNDDLRLTLQERYQYLLLDEFQDTNAAQFRLVELLTDNPVHEGRPNVMAVGDDDQAIYAFQGANYSNMLDFFNAYRGVQVINLKENYRSHGEVLQTAHAVATQIDARLHHHFPGLEKELVASNPKFGGQALISRDEFVSDIAQYDWIAEQIEQLIRQGTRPAEIAVLAPKHKYLEPLVAHLNERTIPVSYEKRENILQAPVIRQLVGMSRLVLALRDNNTQIANSLWPEVLSYDFWQIPVRDIWEISWKVSDSRGSLSWSQELLEQARFQQPALLLLTLAAQADELSLEMMLDYLSGTAELITNDERLPTASSPLRDYLLSPDLSDLAGGSLKEPELFYHTLSHLTVLRAKLREHQEASDRPLVLRDLIHFIGLYERAGQQMLNTSPYNQHADAVQLMTVFRSKGLEFEHVFLPSLHDDVWGETSRGNSNRLTLPANMAPVRPGATTPDERLRIFFVAITRAKLGLHFTSFTGTFSGKTNRRLKYMNELEQPDGSHASLILPEHVRTIHTHDEKPIALDHLELNWRTKHLDHHGAVTIRDLLAERLDAYQLSPTHLTKFTDLQYGGPEDFFFSVLLRFPSAPTADSIYGTAIHEAIEWLQKQLNGGSAMPTPEQLAQHFRDHLKERHLTPHVLEQLSERGSHALTTYLPARAASFRPGDKAEVNFKHEGVFIGPAHLGGKVDLLRIDQKAKKITVVDYKTGASYARWKSDTKLHKYRQQLYAYKLLVEGSHTYRGYTVDKGLLEFVDPDNEGAINTLELTCDPKEVERTRLLIRAMWQHVKRLELPDVSLYNSNLSDIIKFEDWLISTLEE is encoded by the coding sequence ATGAACAGCTTCGACCAATCATTCAAACAGCTCAACCAGGCACAGCAGGCAGCGGTGCGCGCCATCGACGGACCATTGCTGGTCCTGGCCGGGCCGGGCACGGGCAAGACCCAGCTGCTGGGCATGCGCGTGGCGAACATCCTGCTCAAGACCGATACGTTGCCAGAAAATATCCTGTGCCTGACCTTTACCGAGAGCGGCGCTTCCAATATGCGCGAGCGTCTGACGCGTTTCATCGGCCAAGCGGCATATGACGTCCAGATCGGCACCTACCATGAGTTCGGCGGCGGGCTCATCAAGCGTTTTAGCGAGTATTTCACCGAGAGCCGTCTGGAGCGGCCTGTCGACGAACTGGGGAAGCATCAGATCGTCGAGACGATAGTTGCCGGCATGAGCTACCTCAATCCGCTCAAGCAGACCGAATACCATCTCTCCGACCTTATATCCACCATCAGCGAGATCAAACGGGCGCTGCTCTCAGGCGACGACCTGCGCGCCATTGCCGCCGAGAACCATGCCTTCATCGTCATGGGCAGCACCATGACCGGCGAGCTGTTCGCCGATTTCTCACGGATGCCCGGCAAACTGGACAAGGCCATGCCGCTATTTTCAGAGCTAGCCTCCCGGCTGAACACCCTTGTGCCGGACGAGCCGGTCAACCGGCATTTCGCACCGCTGGCCACACTGGCCTGCCAGGCATTGGACGAGGCCATGCGCGAAGCCGAGGCCATCGGCAAGACCACACCGCTGACCAAATGGAAGAATGACTGGCTGGCCAAGAACAACGAAAACCAGTTCGTCATCACCGGCGAGTTGACCAACCGGCGGCTACATGCGCTGGCCGACGTCATGGAACAGTATCAGGACGCGCTCGAAAAGTCCGGCTATTACGATTTCGATGACATGATCCTCCGCGCCATCCATGCTCTCGAAACCAACGATGACCTGCGCCTCACCCTGCAGGAGCGCTACCAGTACCTCTTGCTGGATGAGTTCCAGGATACGAACGCCGCCCAGTTCCGCCTGGTGGAACTGCTGACCGACAACCCCGTCCACGAAGGACGCCCCAACGTCATGGCGGTAGGTGATGACGACCAGGCCATCTATGCCTTTCAGGGCGCCAATTACTCCAATATGCTCGATTTCTTCAATGCCTATCGTGGCGTGCAAGTCATCAACCTCAAAGAGAACTACCGTTCGCACGGCGAAGTCCTGCAGACGGCGCATGCGGTCGCCACCCAGATCGACGCCCGGCTGCACCACCATTTCCCGGGCCTGGAGAAAGAGCTGGTGGCCAGCAACCCCAAGTTTGGCGGCCAGGCGCTTATCTCCCGCGATGAGTTCGTCAGTGACATCGCCCAGTACGATTGGATTGCCGAACAGATTGAGCAGCTTATCCGCCAGGGGACCAGGCCGGCCGAAATCGCCGTGCTGGCACCAAAGCACAAATACCTGGAGCCGCTGGTGGCACACCTGAATGAACGCACCATCCCGGTCTCGTACGAGAAGCGCGAGAACATTTTGCAGGCACCGGTCATCCGGCAACTTGTCGGTATGAGCCGGCTGGTACTGGCACTGCGTGACAACAATACCCAGATAGCCAACAGTCTTTGGCCCGAAGTATTGAGCTATGACTTTTGGCAGATACCCGTCCGCGACATCTGGGAGATCAGCTGGAAGGTCAGCGATAGCCGCGGCAGCCTCAGCTGGAGCCAGGAGCTATTGGAGCAAGCACGCTTCCAGCAGCCCGCGTTGCTACTACTGACACTGGCCGCCCAGGCAGACGAACTATCGCTGGAAATGATGCTCGATTACCTCAGCGGCACCGCCGAACTCATCACCAATGACGAGCGTCTCCCGACCGCCTCGTCACCGCTACGCGATTATCTGCTCAGCCCTGACCTCAGCGACCTGGCGGGAGGCAGCCTCAAGGAGCCCGAGCTGTTCTACCACACCCTGTCGCACCTGACGGTGCTGCGCGCCAAGCTGCGCGAACACCAGGAAGCCAGCGACCGGCCGCTGGTCCTGCGCGACCTTATCCACTTCATCGGCCTGTACGAACGGGCCGGTCAGCAGATGCTCAACACCAGCCCGTACAACCAGCATGCCGATGCCGTCCAGCTGATGACCGTCTTCCGCTCCAAGGGCCTGGAGTTTGAACATGTCTTCCTGCCTAGCCTGCACGATGACGTCTGGGGCGAGACATCCCGCGGCAACAGCAACCGCCTGACGCTGCCGGCCAATATGGCACCGGTCCGGCCAGGGGCCACCACACCGGATGAACGCCTGCGTATCTTCTTCGTGGCTATCACCCGCGCCAAGCTCGGCCTGCATTTCACCAGCTTCACCGGGACTTTCAGTGGCAAGACCAACCGCCGCCTGAAGTACATGAACGAGCTTGAGCAGCCGGACGGGTCACATGCCAGCCTTATCCTGCCCGAGCATGTCCGGACCATTCACACACATGATGAAAAACCAATCGCCCTCGATCATCTGGAGCTGAACTGGCGCACCAAACACCTCGACCACCACGGCGCCGTCACTATCCGCGACCTGCTGGCCGAGCGGCTCGACGCCTACCAGCTCAGCCCGACCCACCTGACCAAGTTCACCGACCTGCAATATGGCGGCCCGGAAGATTTCTTTTTCAGCGTGCTGCTGCGCTTCCCATCGGCCCCGACCGCCGACAGCATCTACGGCACCGCCATCCACGAAGCCATCGAGTGGCTCCAAAAACAGCTCAACGGCGGCAGCGCCATGCCGACGCCGGAGCAGCTGGCCCAACACTTCCGCGACCACCTCAAAGAACGCCATCTCACACCACACGTGCTCGAACAACTCAGCGAGCGGGGCAGCCACGCCCTGACGACCTATCTGCCAGCCCGGGCAGCCAGCTTCAGGCCGGGCGACAAGGCAGAGGTCAACTTCAAGCACGAAGGGGTGTTTATCGGCCCGGCGCACCTCGGCGGCAAGGTCGACCTGCTGCGCATCGACCAGAAGGCCAAGAAGATCACTGTCGTCGATTACAAGACCGGCGCCAGCTACGCCCGCTGGAAAAGCGACACCAAGCTGCACAAGTACCGCCAGCAGCTCTACGCCTATAAGCTTTTGGTCGAGGGCTCGCATACGTACCGCGGCTACACGGTCGACAAAGGCCTGCTGGAGTTTGTCGACCCGGATAACGAGGGTGCCATCAATACTTTGGAGCTGACCTGCGACCCGAAGGAGGTCGAACGCACCAGGCTGCTTATCCGCGCCATGTGGCAGCACGTCAAACGGCTGGAGCTGCCGGATGTCAGCCTCTACAACAGCAACCTCTCAGATATCATCAAGTTTGAAGACTGGCTGATCTCGACGCTGGAGGAATAG
- the atpD gene encoding F0F1 ATP synthase subunit beta, with protein MSEVKTKQGAIIQVVGVVVDVEFERGHLPAIYDALHIERKDGTVVLEVAQHLSENSVRAIALSSTDGLKRGEKVAATGAPISVPVGADTQGRMFNVVGEPIDGKPVPKGIKVSPIHKAPPALTEQSNKAEVLETGIKVIDLIAPITRGGKVGLFGGAGVGKTVIIQELINNIAKFHSGNSVFAGVGERTREGNDLYYEMQEAEVLDKTSLVFGQMNEPPGARLRVALTGLTMAEAFRDEGKDVLLFIDNIFRFTQAGSEVSALLGRLPSAVGYQPNLQQEMGALQERITTTKKGSITSIQAVYVPADDLTDPAPATTFAHLDSTIVLNRALTEIGIYPAVDPLDSNSTILDPEVVGEEHYRVAREVQRVLQSYKDLQDIIAIMGMEELSEEQKQTVNRARRIQRFLSQPFFVAEKFTGNAGQYVPLKETIQSFAEILEGKHDDKPESAFYMKGSIKDVK; from the coding sequence ATGAGTGAAGTAAAAACCAAGCAAGGCGCCATCATCCAGGTCGTGGGTGTGGTCGTCGACGTCGAGTTCGAGCGCGGCCACCTGCCCGCCATCTATGACGCCCTGCACATTGAGCGCAAAGACGGCACTGTCGTACTTGAGGTCGCCCAGCACCTGAGCGAAAACTCGGTCCGTGCCATCGCCCTCTCGAGCACTGACGGCCTGAAGCGCGGCGAGAAGGTTGCCGCCACCGGCGCACCCATCAGCGTACCGGTCGGCGCCGACACCCAGGGCCGTATGTTCAACGTCGTCGGTGAGCCTATCGACGGCAAGCCGGTGCCTAAAGGCATTAAGGTGTCGCCGATCCACAAGGCGCCGCCAGCCCTGACCGAGCAATCCAACAAGGCCGAGGTGCTGGAAACCGGCATCAAGGTCATCGACCTGATTGCGCCCATCACCCGTGGCGGTAAGGTCGGCCTGTTCGGCGGTGCCGGCGTCGGCAAGACCGTCATCATTCAGGAGCTGATTAACAACATTGCCAAATTCCACTCCGGTAACTCCGTCTTTGCTGGTGTCGGTGAGCGTACCCGTGAAGGCAACGACCTCTACTACGAAATGCAGGAGGCCGAGGTGCTCGACAAGACCAGCCTGGTCTTCGGTCAGATGAACGAGCCGCCTGGGGCCCGTCTGCGCGTCGCCCTGACCGGTCTGACCATGGCCGAAGCCTTCCGTGACGAAGGTAAGGACGTGCTGTTGTTCATCGACAACATCTTCCGCTTCACGCAGGCTGGCTCCGAGGTATCTGCCCTGCTCGGCCGTCTGCCGTCCGCCGTGGGTTACCAGCCCAACCTGCAGCAGGAGATGGGCGCGCTGCAGGAGCGTATCACGACGACCAAGAAGGGTTCGATCACCTCGATTCAGGCCGTTTACGTGCCCGCCGATGACCTGACCGACCCGGCGCCGGCGACCACCTTCGCCCACCTCGACTCGACCATCGTCCTGAACCGCGCCCTGACCGAGATCGGTATCTACCCGGCTGTCGACCCGCTCGATTCCAACTCGACCATCCTCGACCCTGAAGTCGTCGGCGAAGAGCACTACCGCGTCGCCCGCGAGGTCCAGCGCGTGCTGCAAAGCTACAAAGACCTGCAGGACATCATTGCCATCATGGGCATGGAAGAGCTGAGCGAAGAGCAGAAGCAGACCGTCAACCGCGCTCGCCGCATCCAGCGTTTCCTGAGTCAGCCGTTCTTTGTGGCTGAGAAATTTACCGGTAACGCCGGCCAGTACGTGCCGCTGAAGGAAACCATTCAAAGCTTTGCTGAGATTCTTGAGGGTAAGCACGATGACAAGCCGGAGAGCGCCTTCTACATGAAGGGCAGCATCAAGGACGTAAAGTAA
- a CDS encoding type II secretion system protein has product MKRLLRTQQTRGFTIAEMVIVITIIGVLLTVGFTVFPTAQRDARDHQRETNMKLLAAQLDLYFTENGHYPIDQSMKTSAGYTWVKNNLPGFPITGLIAPNAPPGTTNSIATSGPATRTNYRYYAYQADGSGCFYTAEPPAPGDPEPEDCVSFQIDYYSEAKGQVLNVKSRRR; this is encoded by the coding sequence ATGAAACGTCTTCTTCGCACACAGCAAACCCGGGGCTTCACCATCGCCGAAATGGTTATTGTCATCACTATCATCGGCGTATTGCTGACGGTCGGGTTTACCGTCTTCCCGACTGCCCAGCGCGATGCCCGTGATCATCAGCGCGAAACCAACATGAAGTTGCTGGCCGCGCAACTCGACCTGTACTTTACAGAGAACGGCCACTACCCCATCGACCAAAGCATGAAGACCAGCGCCGGCTATACCTGGGTCAAGAACAACCTGCCCGGCTTCCCTATCACCGGGCTGATTGCGCCCAACGCGCCCCCAGGCACCACTAATTCAATCGCTACCTCTGGCCCCGCCACCCGCACGAACTACCGATACTATGCCTACCAGGCGGATGGCAGCGGCTGTTTTTACACCGCCGAGCCGCCGGCTCCAGGCGACCCGGAGCCAGAGGATTGCGTCAGTTTCCAGATAGATTACTACTCCGAAGCCAAGGGCCAGGTGCTCAACGTCAAGAGCCGCCGCAGGTAG
- the atpC gene encoding ATP synthase F1 subunit epsilon: MKLDLITLSGNKFSEEVYEVQLPTANGPIAVFPGHQPLITLMQTGVISVRRKRGDSDSQLEIFAATGGVAEITAERVKLLIDEAEHSDDITEAQATEALKRAEELKARAKDSLELEKAQQLIDRHAVRIKVAGLRRRHMR; the protein is encoded by the coding sequence ATGAAACTCGACCTGATCACCCTTTCTGGCAACAAGTTCTCCGAAGAGGTCTACGAAGTGCAGCTGCCGACGGCCAACGGCCCGATCGCGGTCTTTCCTGGCCATCAGCCGCTGATCACCCTGATGCAGACCGGTGTCATCAGCGTGCGCCGTAAGCGCGGTGATAGCGACAGCCAGCTGGAAATCTTTGCTGCCACCGGAGGTGTCGCTGAAATTACGGCCGAACGCGTCAAGCTTCTGATTGACGAAGCCGAGCACTCCGACGACATCACCGAGGCCCAGGCTACCGAGGCCCTCAAGCGGGCCGAAGAGCTCAAAGCCCGGGCGAAAGACAGCCTGGAGCTCGAAAAAGCCCAGCAGCTTATCGACCGGCATGCAGTCCGCATCAAGGTGGCGGGGCTGCGGCGGCGGCACATGCGCTAG
- a CDS encoding class I SAM-dependent RNA methyltransferase, translating to MKRAKLPAEPVGPVILEKLVNGGQALGRLPDGKKVFVWGALPGETVMVRLARSKRDWAEGAAATVVQPSPERIAPRDGEGYLSTSPWQILDESAELHWKQQLIRDAFAQQGITLEDERFTNGDSWYGYRNKVEFSWYGQTDDAGREQLDLAFFRRGSKGKLPVEGTSLARESINQAARQIRDLLRAKGVTARALKTLLIRCNQQDAVTAQLYVKDDDFAAITETDAKDLGLHGFSVIFSNPKSPASVITKVLGHWGSEYLEDSLLGTTFRYATEGFFQVNLPVYEQALLAMRQWILPDTPVLDMYSGVGSIGLTIGGSAPTMVELNRACVLEMERNVQASSKTAATIVHAASEDALDHITAGQTVIVDPPRAGLHADVTARLLDQRPPSIIYLSCNPSTQARDVALLQAGYRIETSHGFNFFPRTPHIESLIVLSTLA from the coding sequence ATGAAACGAGCAAAACTGCCCGCCGAGCCGGTCGGCCCGGTCATTTTGGAAAAGCTGGTCAACGGCGGACAAGCCCTTGGCCGGTTGCCTGATGGCAAGAAGGTATTCGTATGGGGTGCCTTGCCCGGCGAGACAGTCATGGTGCGCCTCGCCCGCTCTAAGCGCGACTGGGCCGAGGGCGCGGCCGCAACAGTCGTGCAGCCCAGCCCGGAGCGCATCGCCCCGCGTGACGGCGAAGGCTACCTTTCGACCTCGCCCTGGCAGATACTTGACGAGTCCGCCGAGCTGCACTGGAAGCAACAGCTTATCCGCGACGCTTTCGCACAACAGGGTATCACTCTGGAAGACGAACGGTTCACCAATGGCGACAGCTGGTACGGGTATCGCAACAAGGTGGAGTTTTCCTGGTATGGCCAGACCGATGATGCTGGCCGCGAGCAGCTCGACCTGGCGTTCTTCAGACGAGGCAGCAAGGGTAAGCTGCCCGTAGAAGGCACCAGCCTGGCCCGTGAGAGTATCAACCAGGCTGCCCGCCAGATCCGCGATCTGCTGCGCGCAAAAGGCGTCACGGCCCGTGCACTCAAGACACTGCTTATCCGCTGCAACCAACAGGATGCCGTGACCGCGCAACTCTATGTCAAGGATGACGATTTTGCAGCCATCACCGAAACGGACGCAAAGGACCTGGGCCTCCACGGTTTCAGCGTCATCTTTTCCAATCCCAAAAGCCCCGCCTCGGTCATCACCAAAGTGCTCGGGCACTGGGGAAGCGAGTATCTCGAAGATAGCCTGCTTGGCACGACCTTCCGTTACGCCACCGAGGGCTTCTTTCAGGTCAATCTACCGGTTTACGAACAGGCCCTGCTGGCCATGCGGCAGTGGATCTTGCCGGACACGCCGGTGCTCGATATGTACAGCGGCGTCGGCAGCATCGGCCTGACCATCGGCGGCAGCGCCCCGACGATGGTCGAACTGAACCGGGCCTGCGTGTTGGAAATGGAGCGCAATGTCCAGGCGAGCAGCAAGACGGCAGCCACCATCGTCCATGCCGCTTCGGAAGATGCACTGGACCATATCACCGCCGGCCAGACTGTCATCGTCGACCCGCCGCGCGCCGGGCTGCACGCCGACGTGACGGCGCGCCTGCTGGATCAGCGCCCGCCAAGTATCATCTATCTCAGCTGCAACCCCAGCACCCAAGCGCGGGACGTAGCCCTGCTGCAGGCTGGCTATCGCATCGAAACCAGCCACGGCTTCAACTTTTTCCCACGGACGCCGCACATCGAAAGCCTTATCGTACTAAGCACCCTGGCATAA
- a CDS encoding tRNA-dihydrouridine synthase gives MKTVWNELPRPFFVLAPMEGVTDNVFRRVVSEAAAPDIYFTEFVNAASFCSPKGIHSTRGRLATEDPIAAAGGQPVPKVPLVAQIWGTRPEQFAQMGRALADMGYDGIDINMGCPVKDVIKTGACSALINNPPLAAELIAAAKESGLPVSVKTRIGFTTPVIEEWIGHLLRQDLAALTVHARTQREMSKVPAHHEAFAQVIALRDAIAPQTPVIGNGDIMDRQHGETLAAQYGLDGVMIGRGIFTNPFCFSTAPGQHDRKELLALLRSHLDAFDAAGRVQPRKFDPLKRFFKIYIRNFDGASELRERLMSAKSTTEVRHIIDISA, from the coding sequence ATGAAGACTGTTTGGAATGAACTGCCACGCCCGTTTTTTGTGCTTGCCCCGATGGAGGGTGTGACCGACAATGTCTTCCGTCGCGTCGTCAGCGAGGCTGCCGCCCCGGACATCTATTTCACGGAGTTTGTCAACGCGGCCAGTTTTTGCAGCCCCAAAGGCATCCATTCGACCCGCGGCCGGCTGGCTACCGAAGACCCGATCGCCGCGGCCGGCGGCCAGCCGGTGCCCAAGGTGCCGTTAGTCGCCCAGATTTGGGGTACCCGCCCGGAACAATTCGCACAGATGGGGCGTGCCTTGGCAGACATGGGGTATGACGGCATCGATATCAACATGGGGTGTCCGGTCAAGGACGTCATCAAGACCGGCGCCTGCTCGGCACTCATCAACAACCCGCCGCTGGCCGCAGAGCTCATCGCTGCCGCCAAAGAAAGCGGCCTGCCAGTCAGCGTCAAGACACGCATCGGCTTCACCACACCGGTCATAGAGGAATGGATCGGTCATCTGCTGCGCCAGGACCTCGCCGCCCTGACCGTCCATGCCCGTACCCAGCGCGAGATGAGCAAGGTGCCGGCACACCACGAGGCTTTCGCACAGGTCATCGCCCTCCGGGACGCTATCGCTCCACAGACACCGGTCATCGGCAATGGCGACATCATGGATCGCCAGCATGGCGAAACCCTGGCGGCACAGTACGGGCTCGACGGCGTCATGATCGGGCGGGGCATCTTCACCAACCCGTTCTGTTTTTCTACCGCGCCAGGCCAGCATGACCGGAAGGAGCTATTGGCCCTGCTGCGCTCGCACCTGGATGCCTTTGATGCGGCCGGCCGCGTCCAGCCGCGCAAATTCGACCCGCTCAAACGATTCTTCAAAATATATATACGCAACTTCGACGGTGCCAGCGAACTGCGCGAACGGCTGATGAGTGCGAAATCTACAACGGAAGTCCGCCATATTATTGACATTTCTGCGTAA
- a CDS encoding NUDIX hydrolase, with the protein MRRLHRFLGRLAARTIPIQRFDRRRRVRVAVLDHESHILLVQNWFGQQLWSLPGGACKRNETPAAAAIRELREETGIVAPVDALQHIGRFSCDEGSRPFVVDLFTVRLEHRLVASSRSPELLTCDWHDTGTLPSPRSTLIGQALQTPSLPHH; encoded by the coding sequence ATGCGCCGGCTCCATCGTTTCCTGGGCCGTCTGGCTGCCCGCACCATCCCAATCCAGCGGTTCGACAGGCGCCGGCGCGTCCGCGTGGCCGTCCTTGACCACGAGTCGCACATCCTGCTTGTCCAAAACTGGTTCGGACAGCAACTCTGGAGCCTGCCGGGCGGTGCCTGCAAGCGCAACGAGACCCCGGCGGCAGCCGCCATCCGCGAACTGCGCGAAGAAACCGGTATCGTCGCGCCGGTTGATGCACTGCAGCATATTGGGCGTTTCAGCTGCGATGAAGGCAGCCGGCCGTTCGTCGTCGACCTGTTCACGGTACGGCTGGAGCACCGGCTGGTAGCCAGCTCCCGTTCGCCAGAATTACTTACCTGCGACTGGCATGATACCGGCACCCTACCTTCGCCGCGCTCCACATTGATAGGGCAGGCCTTGCAAACTCCGTCCCTGCCGCATCACTAG